A single window of Oncorhynchus clarkii lewisi isolate Uvic-CL-2024 chromosome 10, UVic_Ocla_1.0, whole genome shotgun sequence DNA harbors:
- the LOC139419647 gene encoding putative nuclease HARBI1, which yields MVCVALRFFASGAFLYSVGDAEQLNKATICRTIRSVCLAIKALADVFISFPGHRRLCDIKEEFYRIAGFPNVIGAVDCTHIRIKAPSGAHEADFVNRKSFHSINVQMVCNADCVISNVVAKWPGSVHDSRIFRASEIYQCLSQGEFSGVLLGDRGYGCQPFLLTPFTDPQEAQQAYNHAHARTRARVEMTFGLLKARFHCLHKLRVSPVRACDITVACAVLHNVACLRKERAPRVPPAMDWDNPAIFPDDDSGRLLRDQYVLNYFS from the exons atggtttgtgtggccttgcgcttttttgctagtggagccttcctgtactcagtgggggatgcagaacagctgaacaaggccacaatttgccgcacaataaggagtgtgtgtctggctatcaaagcattagcagatgtcttcatctccttccctggccacagaagactctgtgacatcaaagaggagttctataggattgcag gtttccccaatgtcattggtgcagtggactgcacacacataaggataaaagccccctcaggtgcccatgaggccgattttgtgaataggaaatcctttcacagcattaatgttcag atggtctgcaatgctgactgtgtgatcagcaatgttgtggcaaaatggcctggctcagtccatgactccagaatctttcgggcctctgaaatctatcagtgcctatcacaag gtgaattctctggtgtgttgctgggagacagggggtatggctgccagccttttctcctgacacctttcacagacccccaggaagcacagcaggcctacaaccatgcccatgccaggaccagggccagagttgaaatgacctttggcctcctgaaggcacgctttcactgccttcacaaattaagggtcagccctgttagggcatgtgatattactgtggcttgtgctgtccttcacaatgtggcctgcctgaggaaggagagggcccccagagtgccaccagccatggactgggacaatccggcaatcttccctgatgacgacagtggtcggctgctgagggaccaatatgtgttgaattattttagttag
- the LOC139418778 gene encoding ankyrin repeat domain-containing protein 37 isoform X2 gives MFLLDSDSQLDCISNLFEGGDAVNSSNVLGQSPAHLAACSGQSFCLLWLLQTGADANQQDNNGETPMHKAAKAGSLECISVLVASDAQLGLCNNEGRTAEELALSYGFEECGRFLNTLRMTRLLTSSSTPLMPAELVACPLTDSQSADLTGLDR, from the exons ATGTTTCTGCTCGATTCCGACTCACAg CTGGACTGTATCAGTAACTTATTCGAAGGCGGGGATGCTGTCAACTCAAGCAATGTGTTGGGACAGTCCCCTGCACACTTGGCGGCATGCAGCGGACAATCCTTTTGTTTGCTATGGCTACTGCAAACGGGAGCTGATGCAAATCAGCAG GACAACAATGGTGAGACGCCCATGCACAAAGCCGCCAAGGCCGGCAGTTTGGAATGCATCAGCGTGCTCGTTGCCAGTGATGCCCAACTTGG ACTTTGCAACAACGAGGGCAGAACCGCTGAAGAATTGGCATTGTCGTACGGATTTGAGGAGTGCGGACGATTCCTTAACACACTCCGAATGACGCGACTCCTGACGAGCAGCAGCACTCCTCTGATGCCTGCCGAGCTAGTAGCATGCCCGCTGACTGACTCCCAGAGCG
- the LOC139418778 gene encoding ankyrin repeat domain-containing protein 37 isoform X1, with protein sequence MFLLDSDSQLDCISNLFEGGDAVNSSNVLGQSPAHLAACSGQSFCLLWLLQTGADANQQDNNGETPMHKAAKAGSLECISVLVASDAQLGLCNNEGRTAEELALSYGFEECGRFLNTLRMTRLLTSSSTPLMPAELVACPLTDSQSGKVAGQKRALIATGAQDRKRARDW encoded by the exons ATGTTTCTGCTCGATTCCGACTCACAg CTGGACTGTATCAGTAACTTATTCGAAGGCGGGGATGCTGTCAACTCAAGCAATGTGTTGGGACAGTCCCCTGCACACTTGGCGGCATGCAGCGGACAATCCTTTTGTTTGCTATGGCTACTGCAAACGGGAGCTGATGCAAATCAGCAG GACAACAATGGTGAGACGCCCATGCACAAAGCCGCCAAGGCCGGCAGTTTGGAATGCATCAGCGTGCTCGTTGCCAGTGATGCCCAACTTGG ACTTTGCAACAACGAGGGCAGAACCGCTGAAGAATTGGCATTGTCGTACGGATTTGAGGAGTGCGGACGATTCCTTAACACACTCCGAATGACGCGACTCCTGACGAGCAGCAGCACTCCTCTGATGCCTGCCGAGCTAGTAGCATGCCCGCTGACTGACTCCCAGAGCGGTAAAGTAGCAGGACAGAAGAGGGCacttattgccaccggggcccaagACAGAAAGAGGGCCCGAGACTGGTGA
- the LOC139418777 gene encoding ufm1-specific protease 2 isoform X3, protein MVVGNIILRLRGSLEFKCQLDSTDVPHVQKVISRTFEALGSQVKAESLVLSLSSSPVFLWPNKGGHAGEISPNRPCKDLQQLIQTDDQESSRKKSAKKDKNNPTAGIINLTLMTEVTEPGVLSAPTLLRGSKKHHLLQTTLPMDCVVSVLSSESISVVCGTLVGALCSQLGDMEKVALRHMKGTALLIPQPFHFLLPAPVGLVTVVYPAGVPDSQLETRRKELHSLFELPDDRPYLRRANALHFPDEPYKDGYLRNPHVHLNHPALENGKPYLVQGVYSYHHYMQDRVDDNGWGCAYRSLQTICSWFQQQGYVERAVPSHKEIQQALVEVGDKQGSFLGSRQWIGSIEVAAVLDQLLGVTSKIMFVSQGSELASKGRELANHFLSEGTPIMIGGGVLAHTILGVAWSETTGQIRYLILDPHYTGAEDLQVITDKGWCGWKGPEFWDQNAYYNLCLPQRPKTI, encoded by the exons TACCACACGTACAAAAGGTCATCTCGAGGACTTTCGAGGCCCTCGGATCCCAGGTGAAAGCAGAATCGCTTGTTCTTAGTCTCTCTAGCAGTCCAGTTTTTCTTTGGCCTAACAAAGGAGGACATGCTGGAGAGATCTCTCCGAACAGACCATGTAAAGATCTCCAACAATTGATCCA GACAGATGACCAGGAAAGCAGTAGAAAAAAGTCTGCAAAAAAGGACAAAAATAATCCAACAGCA GGTATCATAAACCTGACCCTGATGACCGAGGTGACAGAGCCAGGCGTCCTCTCGGCACCCACCCTCCTGAGAGGAAGTAAGAAGCACCACCTCCTGCAAACGACTCTGCCAATGGACTGCGTGGTCAGTGTCCTTTCCAGCGAGAGCATCTCTGT TGTCTGTGGGACCCTAGTGGGGGCGCTGTGCAGTCAGCTGGGTGACATGGAAAAGGTGGCTCTGCGGCACATGAAAGGGACGGCCCTGCTTATTCCCCAGCCGTTCCACTTCCTCCTTCCTGCCCCTGTGGGCCTGGTGACAGTGGTCTACCCAGCGGGTGTGCCCGACAGCCAGCTGGAGACGCGACGCAAG gAGCTGCACAGTCTGTTTGAGCTGCCAGATGACCGGCCATATCTGAGAAGAGCCAACGCTCTACATTTTCCTGATGAGCCATACAAAGATGGCTACCTCCGAAACCCTCATGTCCACCTGAATCACCCTGCCCTGGAGAACGGCAAG CCTTACTTGGTCCAGGGGGTCTACAGCTACCACCACTACATGCAGGACCGCGTGGACGACAACGGCTGGGGTTGCGCCTACCGCTCCCTCCAGACCATCTGCTCCTGGTTCCAGCAGCAGGGCTACGTGGAGCGGGCTGTGCCCTCCCACAAGGAGATCCAACAG GCCCTGGTGGAAGTTGGAGACAAGCAAGGGTCTTTTTTGGGCTCTCGCCAGTGGATCGGCTCCATCGAAGTCGCGGCTGTGCTGGATCAGTTGCTGGGGGTCACCTCCAAGATCATGTTTGTGAG CCAAGGGTCTGAGCTGGCCTCCAAAGGCAGAGAACTGGCCAACCATTTCCTTTCTGAGGGAACTCCTATTATGATTG GAGGGGGTGTCCTAGCACACACTATCCTCGGTGTGGCGTGGAGCGAGACCACGGGCCAGATCCGCTACCTCATCCTGGACCCACATTACACAGGGGCCGAGGACCTGCAAGTCATCACAGACAAG GGCTGGTGCGGATGGAAGGGCCCAGAGTTTTGGGACCAGAACGCCTACTACAACCTCTGTTTGCCTCAGAGACCAAAGACCATATGA